From Micromonospora rifamycinica, a single genomic window includes:
- a CDS encoding helicase-associated domain-containing protein gives MTTSLADHLRALPDEALAALLQLRPDLVVPVPADVSALALRVESRVSVARALDGLDQFTLQILDAARLTRHPSEGTTSADAVLALATAGPHPPAPAAVRGAVDRLRARFLLYGPEQALRITGSVDELAPYPAGLGRPAEELDLRAAALCADAAKLRRTLLAAPPSARAVLDRLAAGPPVGSVPPGSLRAPALGAEDALPPDPTNGGPATGSPVRWLVEARLLVAVSAGTVELPREVGLLLRRDTGPLGPLRADPPPVDAPPREAKAVDSAGVGQTMEVVRHTEALLEALTAEPAPVLRSGGIGVRDLRRLARSVTLDEPTTALLVEVAYAAGLLGELELPAAASRYGGEQQVLPTGAYEVWRAVSPAHRWEQLARAWLTMSRQAGLVGQRDDRDRPISALSPEAERAGAPAARRAVLAVLAELEPATAPTVEEVQALLDWRAPRRSRGREAAHREVLTEAARLGVTGLGALTSYGRLLLADVTATDEQGGDDPLGLRADAEGGDPSSTVRALDALLPAPVDHFLVQADLSVVVPGPPDPTLAAELEAVGEPESAGGASVYRVTTASVRRALDSGYTADDLHELFRRRSRTPIPQGLTYLVDDVARQHGGLRVGSAGGYVRSDDEALLAEVLADRRLTPLAFRRLAPTVLCTSYQVGRMLTALRDAGYAPVPEDASGTMVLARPRVRRAPTRAPSTGRAHDPLGTPRLALPRLMGVVEQIRRGEAAARAARRAPAVVRGGAARTAAGPLPAHGHAEALAVLQQAVRDKALVWVGYVDAHGATLSRLLRPVSIGAGYLRAEDERTEMLHTFALHRITAAVRQE, from the coding sequence ATGACCACCTCACTCGCCGACCACCTGCGTGCGCTGCCCGACGAGGCCCTCGCCGCGCTGCTCCAGCTGCGGCCCGACCTCGTCGTGCCGGTGCCGGCCGACGTCTCCGCGCTCGCCCTGCGGGTCGAGTCGCGGGTGTCGGTCGCCCGCGCGCTCGACGGGCTGGACCAGTTCACCCTCCAGATCCTCGACGCCGCCCGGCTCACCCGGCACCCGTCGGAGGGCACCACCTCCGCCGACGCGGTGCTCGCCCTGGCCACCGCCGGCCCGCACCCGCCCGCCCCGGCCGCCGTCCGGGGCGCGGTCGACCGGCTGCGTGCCCGGTTCCTGTTGTACGGCCCGGAGCAGGCGCTGCGCATCACCGGCAGCGTGGACGAGCTGGCCCCGTACCCGGCGGGGCTGGGCCGGCCCGCGGAGGAGCTGGACCTGCGGGCGGCGGCGCTCTGCGCGGACGCCGCGAAACTGCGCCGGACGCTGCTCGCCGCGCCCCCGTCGGCGCGGGCGGTCCTGGACCGGCTCGCCGCCGGCCCGCCGGTCGGCAGCGTGCCGCCGGGCTCGTTGCGGGCGCCCGCGCTCGGCGCGGAGGACGCCCTGCCCCCCGACCCGACCAACGGCGGGCCCGCGACCGGGTCGCCGGTGCGGTGGCTGGTCGAGGCCCGGTTGCTGGTGGCGGTCTCCGCCGGGACGGTCGAGCTGCCCCGCGAGGTCGGGTTGCTGCTGCGCCGGGACACCGGCCCGCTCGGTCCGCTGCGGGCCGACCCGCCGCCGGTCGACGCGCCGCCCCGGGAGGCGAAGGCGGTCGACTCGGCCGGGGTGGGCCAGACCATGGAGGTGGTACGGCACACCGAGGCGCTGCTGGAGGCGTTGACCGCCGAACCCGCGCCGGTGCTGCGTTCCGGCGGAATCGGGGTACGCGACCTGCGCCGCCTGGCCCGCTCGGTGACCCTCGACGAACCGACCACCGCGTTGCTGGTCGAGGTGGCGTACGCGGCCGGGCTGCTCGGTGAGCTGGAGCTGCCCGCCGCGGCCAGCCGGTACGGCGGGGAACAGCAGGTGCTGCCGACCGGCGCGTACGAGGTGTGGCGGGCGGTGTCGCCGGCCCACCGGTGGGAGCAGTTGGCCCGGGCCTGGCTGACGATGAGCCGGCAGGCCGGGCTGGTCGGGCAGCGCGACGACCGGGACCGGCCGATCAGCGCGCTCTCCCCCGAGGCGGAACGGGCCGGTGCGCCGGCCGCCCGTCGGGCGGTGCTCGCGGTGCTGGCCGAGCTGGAACCGGCCACCGCCCCCACCGTCGAGGAGGTGCAGGCGCTGCTCGACTGGCGGGCGCCCCGGCGCAGTCGGGGGCGGGAGGCCGCACACCGGGAGGTGCTGACCGAGGCGGCCCGGCTCGGGGTGACCGGCCTCGGCGCGCTCACCTCGTACGGGCGGCTGCTGCTCGCCGACGTCACCGCCACCGACGAGCAGGGTGGGGACGACCCGCTGGGGCTGCGCGCCGACGCCGAGGGTGGCGACCCGTCGAGCACGGTGCGGGCGCTGGACGCCCTGCTCCCCGCCCCGGTCGACCATTTCCTGGTGCAGGCCGACCTGAGCGTGGTGGTGCCCGGTCCACCGGATCCGACGCTGGCCGCCGAGCTGGAGGCGGTGGGCGAGCCGGAGTCGGCGGGCGGGGCCAGCGTGTACCGGGTCACCACGGCCAGTGTCCGGCGGGCGCTGGATTCCGGCTACACGGCCGACGACCTGCACGAGCTGTTCCGCCGCCGGTCCCGTACCCCGATCCCGCAGGGGTTGACCTACCTGGTGGACGACGTGGCCCGTCAGCACGGCGGGTTGCGGGTCGGCTCGGCCGGCGGGTACGTGCGCAGTGACGACGAGGCGCTGCTCGCCGAGGTGCTGGCCGACCGGCGGCTGACGCCGTTGGCGTTCCGCCGGCTGGCCCCGACGGTGCTCTGCACCTCGTACCAGGTGGGACGGATGCTGACCGCGTTGCGGGACGCCGGGTACGCCCCGGTGCCGGAGGACGCCAGCGGCACGATGGTGCTGGCCCGGCCCCGGGTCCGGCGGGCACCGACCCGGGCGCCGTCGACCGGCCGGGCGCATGATCCGCTGGGCACGCCCCGGCTGGCGCTGCCCCGGCTGATGGGGGTGGTGGAGCAGATCCGGCGGGGTGAGGCGGCGGCGCGGGCGGCCCGGCGGGCCCCGGCGGTGGTCCGCGGCGGCGCGGCCCGTACGGCGGCCGGGCCGCTGCCCGCGCACGGTCACGCCGAGGCGCTGGCGGTGCTCCAGCAGGCGGTCCGGGACAAGGCGCTGGTCTGGGTGGGTTACGTCGACGCGCACGGGGCGACGCTGTCCCGGCTGCTGCGGCCGGTGTCGATCGGCGCCGGTTACCTGCGGGCCGAGGACGAGCGGACCGAGATGCTGCACACCTTCGCCCTGCACCGGATCACGGCGGCGGTCCGGCAGGAGTGA
- a CDS encoding cold-shock protein, whose translation MPTGRVKWFDAAKGYGFVTSDEGGDVFLPKGALPAGVTDLKGGQRVDFSVVDSRRGTQAMGVKLLDAPPSMAELRRRPAEELHGLVEDMIKVLEAKVQPDLRRGRFPDRKTAQKIAQLVHAVARELEV comes from the coding sequence GTGCCGACGGGGCGAGTGAAGTGGTTTGACGCGGCCAAGGGATACGGGTTCGTCACCAGTGACGAGGGTGGCGACGTGTTCCTGCCGAAGGGCGCGCTGCCGGCCGGTGTCACCGACCTCAAGGGTGGTCAGCGGGTCGATTTCAGTGTGGTGGACAGCCGGCGGGGCACCCAGGCGATGGGGGTCAAGCTGCTGGATGCGCCGCCGTCCATGGCGGAGCTGCGTCGACGGCCCGCCGAGGAGCTGCACGGCCTGGTCGAGGACATGATCAAGGTGTTGGAGGCGAAGGTCCAGCCGGACCTGCGCCGGGGTCGCTTCCCCGACCGGAAGACCGCGCAGAAGATCGCTCAACTGGTCCACGCCGTGGCCCGCGAGCTGGAGGTCTGA
- a CDS encoding HAD family hydrolase, translating to MSALMVGFDLDMTLIDSRPGIAAAYRALTARTGVPVDAELAVSRLGPPLRTELAHWFPAERIEEAVTAYRELYPAYAITPTVPMPGAREAVDAVHAHGGRVMVVTSKIGRLARLHLDHLGLAVDELAGDLFAEEKATALREHGAALYVGDHVADMVAAAAAGVPGVGVATGPCRADELRGAGAHVVLDDLTGFPAALGRIIGLALEQ from the coding sequence ATGTCCGCGCTGATGGTCGGGTTCGACCTCGACATGACCCTGATCGACTCCCGTCCCGGCATCGCCGCCGCCTACCGGGCGCTCACCGCCCGCACGGGCGTGCCGGTCGACGCCGAGCTGGCGGTCTCCCGGCTCGGCCCGCCGCTGCGCACCGAACTCGCCCACTGGTTCCCGGCGGAGCGGATCGAGGAGGCCGTGACGGCCTACCGGGAGCTCTACCCGGCGTACGCGATCACCCCGACGGTACCGATGCCCGGCGCGCGGGAGGCGGTCGACGCGGTGCACGCGCACGGCGGTCGGGTGATGGTGGTCACCTCGAAGATCGGCCGGCTGGCCCGGCTGCACCTGGACCACCTCGGGCTGGCGGTCGACGAGCTGGCCGGTGACCTGTTCGCCGAGGAGAAGGCGACGGCGCTGCGGGAGCACGGTGCCGCGCTCTACGTCGGTGACCACGTGGCGGACATGGTGGCGGCCGCGGCGGCCGGTGTCCCCGGGGTGGGGGTGGCCACCGGCCCCTGCCGGGCGGACGAGCTGCGGGGCGCCGGAGCACACGTGGTGCTCGACGACCTCACCGGATTCCCGGCGGCGCTCGGTCGGATCATCGGGCTAGCCTTGGAGCAGTAG
- a CDS encoding 1,4-dihydroxy-6-naphthoate synthase → MALSLAISPCPNDTFVFDALVHGRVPGAPPVEVTFADVDVTNTAAERGAFDLVKVSYAALPWLLDAYHLLPCGGALGRGCGPLVLTRGRADRPDLSGATVAVPGDRTTAYLLFRLWSAGRPPARIEVVPFHEIMPGVAAGRYDAGLVIHEARFTYHRYGLTALVDLGEWWESDTGLPIPLGAILARRGVVDPVAAAGWIRESVRQAWADPAASRGYVLAHAQEMEPDVVDRHIGLYVNEFTADLGDAGFAAVQALLGRAADAGLVPQTSSSRATAWTS, encoded by the coding sequence GTGGCGCTCTCCCTGGCGATCTCGCCCTGCCCCAACGACACGTTCGTCTTCGACGCCCTGGTGCACGGCCGGGTGCCGGGGGCTCCGCCGGTCGAGGTGACCTTCGCCGACGTCGACGTCACCAACACCGCCGCCGAACGGGGCGCCTTCGATCTGGTGAAGGTCAGCTACGCCGCGCTCCCCTGGCTGCTCGACGCCTACCACCTGCTGCCCTGCGGCGGCGCGCTCGGCCGGGGCTGCGGCCCGCTCGTGCTCACCCGGGGGCGGGCGGACCGGCCCGACCTGAGTGGGGCCACGGTGGCGGTGCCCGGCGACCGGACCACCGCGTACCTGCTGTTCCGGCTCTGGTCGGCGGGTCGGCCGCCGGCCCGGATCGAGGTGGTGCCGTTCCACGAGATCATGCCGGGCGTGGCGGCCGGTCGGTACGACGCCGGTCTGGTGATCCACGAGGCCCGGTTCACCTACCACCGGTACGGCCTGACCGCGCTGGTGGACCTGGGCGAGTGGTGGGAATCCGACACCGGCCTGCCCATCCCGCTCGGGGCGATCCTGGCCCGTCGGGGGGTGGTCGACCCGGTGGCCGCCGCCGGCTGGATCCGGGAGTCGGTGCGCCAGGCCTGGGCCGACCCGGCGGCCAGCCGGGGGTACGTGCTCGCGCACGCGCAGGAGATGGAGCCCGACGTGGTGGACCGGCACATCGGCCTCTACGTCAACGAGTTCACCGCCGACCTGGGGGACGCGGGGTTCGCCGCCGTGCAGGCGCTGCTGGGCCGGGCCGCCGACGCCGGGCTGGTGCCTCAGACCTCCAGCTCGCGGGCCACGGCGTGGACCAGTTGA